Proteins from one Xenopus tropicalis strain Nigerian chromosome 1, UCB_Xtro_10.0, whole genome shotgun sequence genomic window:
- the LOC105945763 gene encoding protein kinase C delta type — protein MAPEVLADTAYDASADWWSFGVVVYEMATGKLPFSPAGTTQEQLETIMSREPYYPKHVRPELCDFIKQLLKKKAEHRLGVCANVQDHPFFSSVNWKNVKKQRLEPPLTPTIKPIDGLNNIPFPEYNITGTCMIKDLAYIDPTWLDK, from the exons ATGGCCCCTGAG GTTTTGGCGGACACTGCATACGACGCATCGGCAGACTGGTGGTCATTCGGTGTTGTCGTTTATGAAATGGCCACCGGCAAGCTGCCCTTTTCACCAGCTGGAACCACTCAAGAACAACTAGAGACCATCATGAGCAGGGAGCCATATTATCCTAAACATGTTAGGCCAGAATTGTGCGACTTCATAAAACAG cttttgaaGAAGAAGGCCGAACATCGCCTTGGAGTGTGTGCCAATGTCCAGGACCACCCTTTTTTTTCTTCAGTCAATTGGaagaatgtaaaaaaacaacGACTGGAACCCCCTCTTACACCAACAATT AAACCAATTGATGGGCTCAACAACATCCCCTTCCCAGAATACAACATCACTGGGACTTGCATGATAAAGGACCTCGCCTACATAGATCCAACTTGGCTGGACAAATAA